A single region of the Nocardioides aurantiacus genome encodes:
- the galE gene encoding UDP-glucose 4-epimerase GalE, with product MKVLVTGGAGYIGSTTATALEAAGHEPVVLDSLLTGPRVFVGSRPFYEGDVADRGLVARVFADHPDIGAVIHMAARVVVAESVDDPYGYYRDNVVKSLELVDQLAALGCTRVVLSSSASVYAAPATGFEVTEDSALDPQSPYARTKLVMELALADLTAATPLRGMSLRYFNPIGADPALATGLHVRDPSHVLGQLLLASDGRRDAFAVSGTDYPTPDGTGVRDYVHVWDLARAHVAAVERFDDALAEEDTTHLVLNVGTGSGVSVRELVAAFERVHGRPVPVRDAARRPGDSAGAYANVDRARRLLRWRAEASLEEAIGSALAWWARREQVLGYP from the coding sequence GTGAAGGTCCTCGTCACCGGCGGCGCCGGCTACATCGGGTCGACGACGGCGACGGCGCTCGAGGCCGCCGGCCACGAGCCGGTCGTGCTCGACTCGCTGCTGACCGGCCCCCGGGTCTTCGTCGGCTCCCGGCCCTTCTACGAGGGCGACGTCGCCGACCGCGGGCTCGTGGCGCGGGTGTTCGCCGACCACCCCGACATCGGCGCCGTGATCCACATGGCGGCGCGCGTCGTGGTGGCCGAGTCCGTCGACGACCCCTACGGCTACTACCGCGACAACGTCGTGAAGTCGCTCGAGCTCGTCGACCAGCTCGCGGCGCTCGGCTGCACCCGCGTCGTCCTCTCCTCCTCCGCCTCGGTGTACGCCGCCCCGGCGACCGGCTTCGAGGTCACCGAGGACTCGGCGCTCGACCCGCAGTCGCCGTACGCCCGCACCAAGCTGGTGATGGAGCTGGCGCTCGCGGACCTGACCGCGGCGACCCCGCTCCGGGGCATGTCGCTGCGCTACTTCAACCCGATCGGCGCCGACCCGGCGCTGGCCACCGGGCTGCACGTGCGCGACCCCTCCCACGTCCTCGGGCAGCTGCTGCTGGCCTCCGACGGCCGCCGCGACGCCTTCGCGGTGTCCGGGACGGACTACCCCACCCCGGACGGCACCGGCGTCCGCGACTACGTGCACGTCTGGGACCTCGCCCGGGCCCACGTCGCCGCGGTCGAGCGGTTCGACGACGCGCTGGCCGAGGAGGACACCACCCACCTGGTGCTCAACGTCGGCACCGGGTCCGGCGTCTCCGTGCGCGAGCTCGTGGCCGCCTTCGAGCGGGTGCACGGTCGACCCGTCCCGGTGCGCGACGCGGCCCGACGACCCGGCGACAGCGCCGGCGCCTACGCCAACGTGGACCGGGCACGGCGCCTGCTGCGGTGGCGGGCCGAGGCGAGCCTCGAGGAGGCCATCGGGTCGGCGCTGGCCTGGTGGGCCCGGCGTGAGCAGGTGCTCGGCTACCCCTGA
- the zwf gene encoding glucose-6-phosphate dehydrogenase, whose product MPTPTTVVLFGATGDLAQRKLLPGLMHLFQSGLLTEVQVVGTSLDDHDRDSFVDFTRMAIAEYGGEGADPPGWEEFSKRLHWAAGAGGPARLAEVVAEAEAHFPADAEPRRLHYLSVPPKAALPVVHQLKDAGLVERARIVMEKPFGTDLESAKKLNSSLHEVFDEDQIFRIDHFLGKEAAQNILAFRFANGLFEPIWHRNNIDHVQIDVPEELGLAQRADFYESTGAYRDMVVTHLFQVMAFTAMEPPTALEPFAISEEKNKVFRSMLPIEPSDVVRGQYVGYRDIDGVAHDSETETFIALKCYVDNWRWAGVPFYLRTGKRLAEGARIISIAFREPPRSMFPAGSGVGDNGPDHLTFDLADQSKMSLSFYGKRPGPGMKLDKLSMQFAMHETGWAGEVLEAYERLIYDAARGDRTLFTSAEGIERLWEVSQPLLDNPPPVRPYAQGSWGPNRIHQLITPHLWRLPFERTWRDAKEKGS is encoded by the coding sequence ATGCCGACCCCCACGACCGTCGTCCTGTTCGGTGCCACGGGCGACCTGGCCCAGCGCAAGCTGCTGCCCGGCCTGATGCACCTGTTCCAGTCAGGGCTCCTGACCGAGGTGCAGGTCGTCGGCACCTCCCTGGACGACCACGACCGCGACTCCTTCGTCGACTTCACCCGGATGGCCATCGCGGAGTACGGCGGCGAGGGCGCCGACCCGCCGGGGTGGGAGGAGTTCTCCAAGCGGCTGCACTGGGCCGCGGGCGCCGGTGGGCCCGCCCGGCTGGCCGAGGTGGTCGCCGAGGCCGAGGCGCACTTCCCCGCGGACGCCGAGCCGCGCCGGCTGCACTACCTGAGCGTGCCGCCCAAGGCGGCGCTGCCGGTGGTCCACCAGCTCAAGGACGCCGGCCTCGTCGAGCGGGCCCGGATCGTGATGGAGAAGCCCTTCGGCACCGACCTGGAGTCGGCCAAGAAGCTCAACAGCTCGCTGCACGAGGTCTTCGACGAGGACCAGATCTTCCGGATCGACCACTTCCTGGGCAAGGAGGCGGCCCAGAACATCCTGGCCTTCCGCTTCGCCAACGGCCTGTTCGAGCCGATCTGGCACCGCAACAACATCGACCACGTCCAGATCGACGTCCCCGAGGAGCTCGGCCTGGCCCAGCGGGCCGACTTCTACGAGTCGACCGGCGCCTACCGCGACATGGTGGTGACCCACCTGTTCCAGGTGATGGCGTTCACCGCCATGGAGCCGCCGACGGCCCTGGAGCCGTTCGCGATCTCGGAGGAGAAGAACAAGGTCTTCCGCTCGATGCTGCCGATCGAGCCCAGCGACGTCGTGCGCGGGCAGTACGTCGGGTACCGGGACATCGACGGGGTCGCCCACGACTCCGAGACCGAGACCTTCATCGCGCTCAAGTGCTACGTCGACAACTGGCGCTGGGCCGGGGTGCCGTTCTACCTCCGCACCGGCAAGCGCCTCGCCGAGGGGGCGCGCATCATCTCGATCGCCTTCCGCGAGCCGCCGCGCTCGATGTTCCCGGCCGGCTCCGGCGTCGGCGACAACGGTCCCGACCACCTCACCTTCGACCTCGCCGACCAGTCGAAGATGTCGCTGTCCTTCTACGGCAAGCGACCCGGCCCGGGCATGAAGCTGGACAAGCTCTCGATGCAGTTCGCGATGCACGAGACCGGCTGGGCGGGCGAGGTGCTGGAGGCCTACGAGCGCCTCATCTACGACGCCGCCCGCGGTGACCGCACCCTGTTCACCAGCGCGGAGGGCATCGAGCGCCTCTGGGAGGTCTCCCAGCCGCTGCTCGACAACCCGCCCCCGGTGCGGCCCTACGCGCAGGGCTCCTGGGGACCCAACCGGATCCACCAGCTGATCACCCCGCACCTGTGGCGGCTGCCCTTCGAGCGCACCTGGCGCGACGCCAAGGAGAAGGGCTCCTGA
- a CDS encoding aldo/keto reductase, producing MASVPNLTLNDGNTIPQLGFGVFQVPPEDTARITGLALDAGYRHIDTAQMYGNEKGVGEALAASDLARDDVFVTSKLNNGFHEPDAARRSFDESLAALGTDHVDLFLIHWPLPTRYDGDFVSTWKTLVEFQKEGRARSIGVSNFQPAHLERLAQETDVVPAVNQIEVHPYFGNEAARAASHDAGILVEAWSPIAQGGVLDDGTISEIAEKVGRSTAQVTLRWHVQRGDIIFPKSSSPQRMKENFAIFDFELDDAQVRAIDALDKGEQGRTGPNPDEFDYIPD from the coding sequence ATGGCATCTGTCCCGAACCTGACCCTGAACGACGGCAACACCATCCCGCAGCTCGGCTTCGGGGTGTTCCAGGTCCCGCCGGAGGACACCGCGCGGATCACCGGCCTGGCCCTGGACGCCGGCTACCGCCACATCGACACCGCGCAGATGTACGGCAACGAGAAGGGCGTCGGCGAGGCGCTGGCCGCCTCCGACCTCGCCCGTGACGACGTCTTCGTGACCAGCAAGCTCAACAACGGCTTCCACGAGCCCGACGCGGCGCGCAGGTCCTTCGACGAGTCGCTGGCCGCGCTCGGCACCGACCACGTCGACCTGTTCCTCATCCACTGGCCGCTGCCGACCCGCTACGACGGCGACTTCGTGTCCACCTGGAAGACCCTCGTCGAGTTCCAGAAGGAGGGGCGCGCCCGGTCCATCGGCGTCTCCAACTTCCAGCCCGCCCACCTCGAGCGACTGGCCCAGGAGACCGACGTGGTGCCCGCGGTCAACCAGATCGAGGTCCACCCCTACTTCGGCAACGAGGCCGCCCGGGCCGCCAGCCACGACGCCGGCATCCTCGTCGAGGCCTGGTCCCCGATCGCCCAGGGCGGCGTGCTCGACGACGGCACCATCTCCGAGATCGCGGAGAAGGTCGGCCGCAGCACCGCGCAGGTGACCCTGCGCTGGCACGTGCAGCGCGGCGACATCATCTTCCCCAAGTCCTCCTCCCCCCAGCGGATGAAGGAGAACTTCGCGATCTTCGACTTCGAGCTCGACGACGCGCAGGTCCGGGCGATCGACGCGCTCGACAAGGGCGAGCAGGGCCGCACCGGCCCCAACCCCGACGAGTTCGACTACATCCCCGACTGA
- a CDS encoding ABC transporter ATP-binding protein, with amino-acid sequence MTTPTTDQTADPTTGGATSDDDVLLSVEGLVKHFPIKGGFLQRGKTAVQAVDGVDFAVRRGETFSIVGESGCGKSTTARLVTRLLEPTGGTVRFDGQDITHLSEGKMRPLRRDIQMIFQDPYSSLNPRHTVGKIVGAPFRLQGVDPEGGRKRAVQDLLELVGLSPEHYNRYPHEFSGGQRQRIGIARTLALKPKLIVADEPVSALDVSIQAQVVNLLEDLQEELGLTYVMIAHDLSVVRHVSDRVAVMYLGKVVEVADRDDLYDRPHHPYTVAMLSAVPVPDTTRRQNRERIRLQGDVPSPINPPPACRFHTRCWKAQEICRTEEPPLVQLGRPSHQVACHFPENLEAPTPVSTPAPTP; translated from the coding sequence ATGACGACTCCGACCACCGACCAGACGGCCGACCCGACGACGGGGGGCGCCACCTCCGACGACGACGTGCTGCTCAGCGTCGAGGGGCTGGTCAAGCACTTCCCGATCAAGGGCGGCTTCCTGCAGCGCGGCAAGACCGCGGTCCAGGCCGTCGACGGCGTCGACTTCGCCGTACGCCGGGGCGAGACGTTCTCGATCGTGGGGGAGTCCGGCTGCGGCAAGAGCACGACCGCGCGCCTGGTCACCCGGCTGCTCGAGCCCACCGGCGGCACGGTGCGCTTCGACGGCCAGGACATCACCCACCTGTCCGAGGGCAAGATGCGCCCGCTGCGCCGCGACATCCAGATGATCTTCCAGGACCCCTACTCCTCGCTGAACCCGCGGCACACCGTCGGCAAGATCGTGGGGGCGCCGTTCCGGCTGCAGGGCGTCGACCCCGAGGGTGGCCGCAAGCGGGCCGTCCAGGACCTGCTCGAGCTGGTCGGGCTGAGCCCCGAGCACTACAACCGCTACCCGCACGAGTTCTCCGGCGGCCAGCGGCAGCGCATCGGCATCGCCCGGACGCTCGCGCTCAAGCCCAAGCTGATCGTCGCCGACGAGCCGGTCTCGGCGCTCGACGTCTCGATCCAGGCCCAGGTGGTCAACCTGCTGGAGGACCTCCAGGAGGAGCTGGGGCTGACCTACGTGATGATCGCGCACGACCTCTCCGTCGTACGCCACGTCTCGGACCGGGTCGCGGTGATGTACCTCGGCAAGGTGGTCGAGGTCGCCGACCGCGACGACCTCTACGACCGGCCGCACCACCCCTACACCGTGGCGATGCTCTCGGCCGTGCCGGTGCCCGACACCACGCGACGCCAGAACCGCGAGCGGATCCGGCTCCAGGGCGACGTGCCCAGCCCGATCAACCCGCCGCCCGCCTGCCGGTTCCACACCCGGTGCTGGAAGGCGCAGGAGATCTGCCGGACCGAGGAGCCGCCACTGGTGCAGCTCGGACGTCCCTCGCACCAGGTCGCCTGCCACTTCCCCGAGAACCTCGAGGCCCCGACGCCGGTGTCCACGCCTGCACCCACCCCCTGA
- a CDS encoding ABC transporter ATP-binding protein: MNSLLADPTPAPTGGGRAPYLEVSDLRVHFETDDGLVKSVDGLSYSVERGRTLGIVGESGSGKSVSSMAVMGLHTSRSARITGSIRLDGQELVGAEQDDVRRLRGQKMAMIFQDPLSAMHPFYTVGNQIIEAYRIHNRVSKKAARAHAIDMLDRVGIPEPKSRIDAYPHQFSGGMRQRAMIAMALSCDPSLLIADEPTTALDVTVQAQILDLIRDLQQEFDSAVVLITHDLGVVAELADDIVVMYAGRGIEQGSAEAIFNAPEHPYTWGLLGSMPRFDRPPTERLLPIKGTPPSLIRVPSGCAFHPRCEFSGRVRGDACTTERPELLPAGSGTGAHVGHGAACHLPTAERQQVWAQEISPRLA, from the coding sequence ATGAACTCTCTCCTCGCCGACCCGACCCCCGCCCCCACGGGCGGCGGCCGGGCGCCGTACCTCGAGGTCTCCGACCTCCGCGTGCACTTCGAGACCGACGACGGCCTGGTGAAGTCCGTCGACGGCCTGTCCTACTCCGTCGAGCGCGGCCGCACCCTGGGCATCGTGGGGGAGTCGGGCTCGGGCAAGTCCGTCTCGAGCATGGCCGTGATGGGGCTGCACACCAGCCGCTCGGCCCGCATCACCGGGTCGATCCGGCTCGACGGGCAGGAGCTCGTCGGGGCCGAGCAGGACGACGTACGCCGCCTGCGCGGTCAGAAGATGGCGATGATCTTCCAGGACCCGCTCTCGGCGATGCACCCCTTCTACACCGTGGGCAACCAGATCATCGAGGCCTACCGGATCCACAACCGGGTCTCCAAGAAGGCCGCCCGCGCCCACGCCATCGACATGCTCGACCGGGTCGGCATCCCCGAGCCCAAGAGCCGCATCGACGCCTACCCCCACCAGTTCTCCGGGGGCATGCGCCAGCGGGCGATGATCGCGATGGCGCTCTCGTGCGACCCGAGCCTGCTGATCGCCGACGAGCCCACCACGGCGCTCGACGTGACGGTGCAGGCGCAGATCCTCGACCTGATCCGCGACCTGCAGCAGGAGTTCGACTCCGCGGTCGTGCTCATCACCCACGACCTCGGCGTCGTCGCCGAGCTCGCCGACGACATCGTGGTGATGTACGCCGGCCGCGGCATCGAGCAGGGCAGCGCCGAGGCGATCTTCAACGCCCCCGAGCACCCCTACACCTGGGGGCTGCTCGGGTCGATGCCCCGCTTCGACCGGCCGCCGACCGAGCGGCTGCTGCCGATCAAGGGCACCCCGCCGAGCCTGATCCGGGTGCCGTCGGGCTGTGCCTTCCACCCGCGCTGCGAGTTCTCCGGCCGCGTGCGGGGCGACGCCTGCACCACCGAGCGCCCCGAGCTGCTGCCGGCCGGCAGCGGCACCGGCGCCCACGTCGGCCACGGCGCCGCCTGCCACCTGCCCACCGCCGAGCGCCAGCAGGTCTGGGCGCAGGAGATCTCCCCGAGGCTCGCCTGA
- a CDS encoding ABC transporter permease, with translation MISYIIRRLIAAVGLVIIVSMITFAIFYLMPRLAGASPETLATRYVGRAATADTVQLTTERLGFYDPIPVQYLNWLRGVVFGTTIDTGVAQVNCPAPCLGYSFRNQDPVTPEILKRLPVSFSLAIGAALLWLVMGLTVGVVSALKRGSFFDRAAMTIALAGVSMPIFWTGLISLSLFSYQLGWTPPGATYTPFTENPLQWAYGLLLPWITLALLFSAQYARLTRAGMLETMGEDYIRTARAKGLRERTVVTKHGLRAALTPIVTIFGLDFGLLIGSAVLTETVFGLPGLGQLAIDGTKSNDLPQVLGVVLLVAVFVAVANLIVDLLYAVIDPRVRAR, from the coding sequence GTGATCAGCTACATCATCCGGCGACTCATCGCCGCGGTCGGGCTCGTGATCATCGTCTCGATGATCACCTTCGCGATCTTCTACCTGATGCCCCGCCTCGCCGGGGCCTCCCCCGAGACCCTGGCGACCCGCTACGTCGGCCGCGCCGCCACCGCCGACACGGTGCAGCTGACCACCGAGCGGCTCGGCTTCTACGACCCGATCCCGGTGCAGTACCTCAACTGGCTGCGCGGCGTCGTGTTCGGCACCACCATCGACACCGGCGTCGCGCAGGTGAACTGCCCGGCCCCGTGCCTGGGCTACTCCTTCCGCAACCAGGACCCCGTCACCCCCGAGATCCTCAAGCGCCTCCCGGTCTCGTTCTCCCTGGCCATCGGCGCGGCCCTGCTGTGGCTGGTCATGGGCCTGACCGTCGGGGTCGTCTCCGCGCTCAAGCGCGGCTCCTTCTTCGACCGTGCGGCCATGACGATCGCGCTGGCCGGCGTCTCGATGCCGATCTTCTGGACCGGCCTGATCTCGCTGTCGCTCTTCAGCTACCAGCTCGGCTGGACGCCACCGGGAGCGACGTACACCCCCTTCACCGAGAACCCCCTGCAGTGGGCCTACGGCCTGCTGCTCCCGTGGATCACGCTCGCGCTGCTGTTCTCCGCGCAGTACGCCCGGCTCACCCGTGCCGGGATGCTCGAGACGATGGGCGAGGACTACATCCGCACCGCCCGCGCCAAGGGCCTGCGCGAGCGCACGGTGGTCACCAAGCACGGCCTGCGGGCGGCGCTGACGCCCATCGTGACCATCTTCGGCCTCGACTTCGGCCTGCTGATCGGCAGCGCCGTGCTGACCGAGACCGTCTTCGGCCTCCCCGGCCTGGGGCAGCTCGCCATCGACGGCACGAAGAGCAACGACCTGCCGCAGGTGCTGGGCGTGGTGCTCCTCGTCGCCGTGTTCGTGGCCGTGGCCAACTTGATCGTCGACCTGCTCTACGCCGTCATCGACCCCAGGGTGCGCGCACGATGA
- a CDS encoding ABC transporter substrate-binding protein yields the protein MRKRGAAALVAVAALGLSACGSGGGGGGSSAGEPELDNGGVGKIVSESDEKGGTLTFGLAGEWGDTVDPGETYYGYSWDMLRNYARSLVMFKTEPGKAGLELTPDLATDLGKSSDGGKTWTYTLRDGVKFEDGTEITSQDVKHAVLRSTDKETFPNGPAYFEAMLDLPDGYKGPYKSKNADTDQAIETPDDKTIVFKLKQPFAGFDYLAQLPQTAPVPEDKDTGAKYKSHPLSSGPYMFDGNYDPSSGFTLKRNPEWSADSDPNRKALPDEMVVKTGLEANDLDNQIIAGTIDVDIAGTGVQAAALPKVLQQADLRERADNPLNARLWYTSINPTVKPLDNIDCRKAVMYAMSPKSYQNAYGGEFAGGEIATTLMPPQIPGYKDFDLYDVKKNPNGQPDKAEESLKACGSEGFETNIAYRAERPKEKATAEAFQQSLEKVGITATPRPLPEGDYFSGTCGLPSYVVKNNIGMCINGWGADWPDGYGFLSQIVDGRVIRETGGSSNTSVRIPEVQDMLDEAIVEQDEDTRNEMWGAIDERVMEEAVIYPGVYAKSVLLRGKNATNVFVNESFGYYDYTAMGVKQ from the coding sequence ATGCGTAAGAGAGGTGCCGCGGCCCTGGTCGCGGTGGCCGCACTGGGTCTCAGTGCCTGCGGCTCCGGCGGCGGGGGCGGCGGCAGCAGCGCCGGCGAGCCCGAGCTCGACAACGGCGGCGTCGGCAAGATCGTCTCCGAGTCCGATGAGAAGGGCGGCACCCTCACCTTCGGCCTCGCCGGCGAGTGGGGCGACACGGTCGACCCGGGCGAGACCTACTACGGCTACTCCTGGGACATGCTGCGCAACTACGCGCGCTCCCTGGTGATGTTCAAGACCGAGCCCGGCAAGGCCGGCCTCGAGCTGACCCCCGACCTCGCCACCGACCTCGGCAAGTCCAGCGACGGCGGCAAGACCTGGACCTACACGCTGCGCGACGGGGTGAAGTTCGAGGACGGCACCGAGATCACGAGCCAGGACGTCAAGCACGCGGTGCTGCGCTCGACCGACAAGGAGACCTTCCCCAACGGGCCGGCCTACTTCGAGGCGATGCTCGACCTGCCGGACGGCTACAAGGGCCCCTACAAGTCCAAGAACGCCGACACCGACCAGGCCATCGAGACCCCGGACGACAAGACCATCGTCTTCAAGCTCAAGCAGCCGTTCGCCGGGTTCGACTACCTCGCCCAGCTGCCGCAGACGGCTCCCGTGCCGGAGGACAAGGACACCGGCGCGAAGTACAAGTCGCACCCGCTCTCCTCGGGCCCCTACATGTTCGACGGCAACTACGACCCCAGCAGCGGGTTCACCCTCAAGCGCAACCCGGAGTGGAGCGCGGACAGCGACCCCAACCGCAAGGCGCTGCCCGACGAGATGGTGGTCAAGACGGGGCTCGAGGCCAACGACCTCGACAACCAGATCATCGCGGGCACCATCGACGTCGACATCGCGGGCACCGGGGTCCAGGCCGCGGCGCTGCCCAAGGTGCTGCAGCAGGCCGACCTGCGCGAGCGGGCGGACAACCCGCTCAACGCGCGCCTCTGGTACACCTCGATCAACCCGACCGTGAAGCCGCTGGACAACATCGACTGCCGCAAGGCCGTCATGTACGCCATGAGCCCGAAGTCCTACCAGAACGCCTACGGCGGCGAGTTCGCCGGCGGCGAGATCGCCACCACCCTGATGCCCCCGCAGATCCCGGGCTACAAGGACTTCGACCTCTACGACGTCAAGAAGAACCCCAACGGCCAGCCCGACAAGGCCGAGGAGTCGCTGAAGGCCTGTGGCTCCGAGGGCTTCGAGACCAACATCGCCTACCGGGCCGAGCGTCCGAAGGAGAAGGCCACGGCCGAGGCGTTCCAGCAGTCGCTGGAGAAGGTCGGCATCACCGCCACCCCGCGTCCGCTGCCTGAGGGTGACTACTTCTCCGGCACCTGCGGCCTCCCGTCGTACGTCGTGAAGAACAACATCGGCATGTGCATCAACGGCTGGGGTGCGGACTGGCCCGACGGCTACGGCTTCCTGTCGCAGATCGTCGACGGTCGCGTGATCCGCGAGACCGGCGGCTCCTCGAACACCTCCGTCCGGATCCCCGAGGTCCAGGACATGCTCGACGAGGCCATCGTCGAGCAGGACGAGGACACCCGCAACGAGATGTGGGGCGCGATCGACGAGCGCGTGATGGAGGAGGCGGTCATCTACCCGGGCGTCTACGCCAAGTCCGTCCTGCTCCGCGGCAAGAACGCCACCAACGTGTTCGTCAACGAGTCCTTCGGCTACTACGACTACACCGCCATGGGCGTCAAGCAGTAG
- a CDS encoding ABC transporter permease yields MVRTTSDTAEEVALSTLEEPGHAIDPEAVVAGERNIEGRSLSHIAWGRLRKDKVALTGAAFIVFLVVVALLAPLIVKVTGGPPNAFHEDLLDMNFGGIPIGAFGGMSWDHPMGVETVNGRDIFSRVLYGARISLLIAILATIVSVVIGTVVGIVAGFFGGWVDAVLSRVMDVFLAFPILVFAIALSGVFPNEAFGLKGLPLRLALLVFVIGFFNWPYIGRIVRGQTISLREREYVEAARSLGARRPYILFTELLPNLLAPILVYATLIIPTNILFEAALSFLGVGVPPPTASWGGMLSDAVNFYTVPHFMFWPGLAIFLTVLAFNLFGDGLRDAFDPKSSR; encoded by the coding sequence GTGGTCCGGACGACGTCCGACACGGCCGAGGAGGTCGCTCTGAGCACGCTCGAGGAGCCCGGTCACGCGATCGACCCGGAAGCGGTCGTCGCGGGGGAGCGCAACATCGAGGGTCGCTCCCTCAGCCACATCGCGTGGGGCCGGCTCCGCAAGGACAAGGTCGCGCTCACCGGCGCCGCGTTCATCGTCTTCCTCGTGGTGGTGGCCCTGCTGGCGCCGCTCATCGTCAAGGTGACCGGAGGGCCGCCCAACGCCTTCCACGAGGACCTCCTCGACATGAACTTCGGCGGGATCCCGATCGGTGCCTTCGGTGGCATGAGCTGGGACCACCCGATGGGGGTCGAGACCGTCAACGGCCGCGACATCTTCAGCCGCGTCCTCTACGGCGCCCGCATCTCGCTGCTCATCGCCATCCTCGCCACCATCGTCTCGGTGGTCATCGGCACCGTCGTCGGCATCGTGGCCGGCTTCTTCGGCGGCTGGGTCGACGCGGTCCTGTCGCGGGTCATGGACGTGTTCCTGGCCTTCCCCATCCTGGTCTTCGCCATCGCCCTGTCCGGGGTCTTCCCCAACGAGGCGTTCGGACTCAAGGGCCTGCCGCTGCGGCTGGCGCTGCTCGTGTTCGTGATCGGGTTCTTCAACTGGCCCTACATCGGACGCATCGTGCGCGGCCAGACGATCTCCCTGCGGGAGCGGGAGTACGTCGAGGCGGCTCGCAGCCTCGGGGCCCGCCGGCCCTACATCCTGTTCACCGAGCTGCTGCCCAACCTGCTGGCGCCGATCCTGGTCTATGCCACCCTGATCATCCCGACCAACATCCTCTTCGAGGCGGCACTGTCGTTCCTCGGTGTCGGGGTCCCGCCCCCCACCGCGAGCTGGGGCGGGATGCTCTCGGACGCGGTGAACTTCTACACCGTCCCGCACTTCATGTTCTGGCCCGGACTGGCGATCTTCCTGACCGTCCTGGCCTTCAACCTCTTCGGCGACGGGCTGCGAGACGCCTTCGACCCCAAGAGCAGTCGGTGA
- a CDS encoding MFS transporter, producing the protein MGRPGPRQPLGPAFRRLFVSSGTSNLSDGVLQAALPLLAATLTRDPMAVAAVAALAVLPWLLLSLPAGALVDRVDRRRAMAGANLVRAVGAGLLATAVVLDVATLPLLYATALALGTAETVYDNAARALLPAVVARDQLERGNSLLTTVESVGNIFLGAPVGALLFGLAVSAPLWLNSGAYLLAAVLVVGVTARALPRRTVPTTVRTDVAEGLRWLLRHRLLRSLMLCCGVQAAVHALVQGVMVLYALETLGLDERGFGVLLAAGGVGAVVGALASPYVTRVLGRTHAMGLSGVVSAAALLAMGLLPHPAVGLVGSALSAAAVSTFNVQVMSVRQVLVPEELFGRVQGAYRTVIWGGIPLGTLAGGLLARSSGIPAVFVTAGVAGLAIGLVLWRVLDGHREVVTAGFREVAPA; encoded by the coding sequence GTGGGCCGTCCCGGTCCCCGGCAGCCCCTCGGCCCGGCGTTCCGCCGCCTGTTCGTCTCCTCCGGGACCAGCAACCTCTCCGACGGCGTGCTGCAGGCGGCGCTGCCGCTGCTGGCCGCCACCCTGACCCGCGACCCGATGGCCGTGGCCGCCGTCGCGGCCCTGGCCGTGCTGCCGTGGCTGCTGCTCTCGCTCCCCGCCGGTGCGCTGGTCGACCGCGTCGACCGGCGCCGGGCCATGGCGGGCGCCAACCTGGTGCGCGCCGTCGGCGCGGGCCTGCTCGCCACCGCCGTGGTGCTCGACGTCGCCACGCTGCCGCTGCTCTACGCCACCGCGCTCGCGCTGGGCACCGCCGAGACGGTCTACGACAACGCGGCCCGGGCGCTGCTGCCCGCCGTGGTGGCCCGCGACCAGCTCGAGCGCGGCAACAGCCTGCTGACGACCGTCGAGAGCGTGGGCAACATCTTCCTCGGGGCGCCCGTCGGGGCGCTGCTCTTCGGCCTGGCGGTCTCGGCGCCGCTGTGGCTGAACTCCGGCGCCTACCTGCTGGCCGCGGTGCTCGTCGTCGGCGTGACCGCCCGCGCCCTGCCGCGTCGTACGGTCCCGACGACGGTGCGCACCGACGTCGCCGAGGGGCTGCGCTGGCTGCTGCGGCACCGGCTGCTGCGCTCGCTGATGCTGTGCTGCGGCGTGCAGGCGGCCGTCCACGCGCTCGTCCAGGGCGTGATGGTGCTCTACGCCCTGGAGACGCTCGGGCTCGACGAGCGCGGCTTCGGGGTGCTGCTCGCGGCCGGGGGTGTCGGCGCGGTGGTCGGCGCGCTGGCCTCGCCGTACGTCACGCGGGTGCTGGGACGCACCCACGCCATGGGGCTGAGCGGCGTCGTCTCCGCCGCGGCGCTGCTCGCGATGGGGCTGCTGCCCCATCCCGCGGTCGGCCTGGTGGGATCGGCGCTCTCCGCGGCCGCGGTCTCGACCTTCAACGTGCAGGTGATGTCGGTGCGGCAGGTGCTGGTGCCCGAGGAGCTGTTCGGACGGGTGCAGGGCGCCTACCGGACGGTGATCTGGGGTGGCATCCCGCTCGGCACCCTGGCCGGGGGCCTGCTGGCGCGCTCGTCGGGCATCCCGGCCGTCTTCGTGACCGCGGGCGTGGCGGGCCTCGCCATCGGCCTGGTGCTGTGGCGCGTCCTGGACGGACATCGTGAGGTCGTGACCGCCGGGTTCCGCGAGGTCGCCCCCGCCTGA
- a CDS encoding SCO4848 family membrane protein produces MKLERKHALVLLAVAVWNVVTYAQFTKALVQTEEERPTGYFVAHGVLIVVNLVIAVVLGRWGLQALRAQRAGR; encoded by the coding sequence GTGAAGCTCGAACGCAAGCACGCCCTCGTCCTGCTCGCCGTCGCCGTGTGGAACGTCGTCACCTACGCGCAGTTCACCAAGGCGCTGGTGCAGACCGAGGAGGAGCGGCCGACCGGTTACTTCGTGGCCCACGGCGTGCTGATCGTGGTCAACCTCGTGATCGCGGTCGTGCTCGGCCGCTGGGGCCTGCAGGCCCTCCGGGCCCAGCGCGCCGGTCGCTGA